The Xenopus tropicalis strain Nigerian chromosome 1, UCB_Xtro_10.0, whole genome shotgun sequence DNA segment gtaatattggtgtgtaggcgccatctcagtgccttgtgcctgagtctgagctttcagccagcgctacacattagaactgctttcagctaacctattgtttctcctactcccatgtaactggaggagtcccaagccggacttggatttcttactattgagtgctattctgatacctactgagagctgctatcttgctcccttcccattgttctgctgatcggctgctgggagggggggagatatcactccaacttgcagcgcagcagtaaagtgtgcctgagtctgagctttcagaaggagccagcactacacattagaactgctttcagctaacctattgtttctcctactcccatgtaactggaggagtcccaagccggacttggatttcttactattgagtgctattctgatacctactgggagctgcgatcttgctcccttcccattgttctgctgattggctgctgggagtgagggggggatatcactccaacttgcagcgcagcagtaaagtgtgcctgagtctgagctttcataaggagccagcactacacattagaactgctttcagctaacctattgtttctcctactcccatgtaactggagtagtcccaagccggacttggatttcttactattgagtgctattctgatacctactgggagctgctatcttgctcccttcccattgttctgctgatcggcgaggggggggggatatcactccaacttgcagcgtagcagtaaagtgagactgaagtttatcagagcacaggtcacatggctgtggcaccctgggaaatgaagaatatggctagccccatgggaaaaacagattacaatgcaggattctgctggagaagctctattaactgatgggttttgcaCAATAAGTTGCTAATAGCTATGTATGAAGGCTCGTATTCCATGCATGTTCTACCGCTATGAAGAGCAAATAACAGCTAACGACTTATGGCAAGAATGCCACCATGTTGAACAGCTTGCCACAGACACTATGAGTGGAAGCCTTTCTGACTAGTAACACCAAGACATTACAATGTAGAAAACCAATAATAAGTAATTTTAAatgaataatttgtattaatgGAGTTATTAGTCCCTTCGATTGAATATGCAGCAAATAAGCTATATAAAGAGACACCATAGGGCGAAACAATAGGCTAATGGTTGTAAATTGTTTTATTGCAACTAAATCATTATCTTGACTTACAACACATCGTGGAATCACCTTCTCTTTCCATAGGAAAAGCAATGAAACCAAAGCTGCAGAACTACCAAAAATCACAAAGCAACGGATATGTCCAATGATACAGATTTGTGATATGGAGAACAAGCCAGCAGGCTATTGGCCAGAAGCCCACATAATAAGGTTCTGTATCAGAATACATCCAATTACACCTCTTAAGGAACTAGAAGCAGTAATGGAAACAAAGCAGCTTCTTTCAACCCCAACACTATGTACATGTAACAGTGGCCCGCAGCAATGGCTTCTTTATGTTGTGCAGACAGCGGCTGGGTTCTACCATGTGGAACGTTCTACTGATTTGGGTGCTAAAGGGCCCTCGGCCAGAGATGCAGCACTTTAAAAAGAAAGCCCCATATAAATATAGACTTCTCTCCAGCTGTCACCCCttccttaaaaatgtatttccataTGCCCTTAAGCTCTGTGGCCCGGATTGTCTCGTGGTTCTTCCCAGCCAGTCTTTGGTGTGGCCCTCAGAATCAGCGCAGCCGAATTCTCCTCAGTGGGGTTTTGGGACGTGACCATCTACATAAAAGTTTCTGGTAATTTTGGGGAGAGTGAATTCGGCTCCGTTCAGTTCTTCGGTGAGAATGATCTGGCAGCCGAGCCGGGAGTTCTCCTGAAGCAACGGTGCCATGTCCAGCATATCATCCTCCCTGGGGCAAGAGGAGCACACCATCAGCTCCACTTTGCAGTAAAAGAATTCCCagccatataaatatatagcaacAATGATGCTCTCACCTTTCATCGGGCTCTGGAAGTTTATCGAAAAACTCAGTATTCACGTAAACGTGGCACGTGGAGCAGGCCAGGGAGGATTCACAGGCGCCTAAAGGGGAGAACAAACCCAGTTATAACTCTTGCATACGGTTTAACCCTACCCTCACGTAACGGTTACACGttgaggggtgtatttattaacaatggagacaaacaacacctgtaatgttgcccatagcaaccaatcagcaattagatttgactgGCCTCCTATGAGTAcaggtggccaaacacaggccaattctagctgccgatatcggtcccttcagatggccatacaccttggcgacctacgggtgggcgatattgggggaatgtaggctaattcggtctgccatagacaatacgcatagagacaattatcagtaaatgatcggcattgtctattttagtagccgtgacaagtagctgcaactagtagctctgtgtgtcttcaccataataCGTAACCATCTtttcaggccctctgctattAATGAACAAAAAACACAGCACTCCAACCCGGGCTCTCCTCCCTTTAGCCTTATCATGTAACTCCCTGCCATACACTTAGTCACTTACTAATATTTAAGGTTTTTGCAGAGCCTCTGCTATTAatcttacattttgttttaaaaaaattctccTGGGTTGATAAGTTGCTCTAGAGCTTGAgaagaaaatatgtaaaaaaaaaaaaaaaaaaaaaaaattactaattGCCCTTTATTCTACTTCAATTCCACACGGAGGCTTCCCTTCCCCCTCCTGAATGGCGCCACACATGCATTATAATAAGCCCCCCGTTCCCCTGTACCTCATCATGAGTAAAACATTTGGCTTGGCTTCAAGACCACCAAGGGCTCCAGGGGATCTTATTATATGTTATACACTGGGCTGGCTCCATTTATACAGTTCCATGCATAGGGGTTACACAGCCCagttatacacatacatacctTCCAGGTCAATGTTGCACTTATGGGCAAGGCACAGCACGCTCTCACCTACTTTCCCTTTCACAGGGACACGCTGCCCAGATCTGTCCACAAACACAACATCTACCCTGGGGAGAGAGAAAAGCTTTGGTTTAACTATGGCAGTGCCCACTCAAATGtacaaatatgcagagaatgttctgggcactcaGTAATCtacaccctcatactgtactgtctaagggaaacactatggcacctcctacccatatgtataaatacaaatatacagagaaggaatgttctgggcacacaataagctgtacccccatactgtactgtctgagggaaacactatggcacctcctacccatatgtataaatacaaatatacagagaaggaatgttctgggcacacaataagctgtacccccatactgtactgtctaagggaaacactatggcacctcctacccatatgtataaatacaaatatacagagaaggaatgttctgggcacacaataagctgtacccccatactgtactgtctgagggaaacactatggcaccccctacccatatgtataaatacaaatatacagagaaggaatgttctgggcacacaataagctgtacccccatactgtactgtctaagggaaacactatggcacctcctacccacatgtataaatacaaatatacagagaaggaatgttctgggcacacaataagctgtacccccatactgtactgtctaagggaaacactatggcacctcctacccatatgtataaatacaaatatacagagaaggaatgttctgggcacacaataagctgtacccccatactgtactgtctgagggaaacactatggcacctcctacccatatgtataaatacaaatatacagagaaggaatgttctgggcacacaataagctgtacccccatactgtactgtctaagggaaacactatggcacctcctacccatatgtataaatacaaatatacagagaaggaatgttctgggcacacaataagctgtacccccatactgtactgtctaagggaaacactatggcaccccctacccatatgtataaatacaaatatacagagaaggaatgttctgggcacacaataagctgtacccccatactgtactgtctaagggaaacactatggcacctcctacccacatgtataaatacaaatatacagagaaggaatgttctgggcacacaataagctgtacccccatactgtactgtctaagggaaacactatggcacctcctacccatatgtataaatacaaatataaagagaaggaatgttctggacacacaGTAAAGATAGCAATATAACAACTACAAACTTGTAGTTTATAAGGGAAATAAGGTGTACCTAGAGGGCATACAATCCTAGTAAAAATACTTATGATTGGATCAGAACTTACGTTTCTTCAGACAGCTCGGACCTTTGATTTTCAGCATCTGACTCTGTGCCAGCTTAATTAGAAAGAGTATGGTTATAGCAGAATATGAGAAAAGATACATATACAACTTTTAGTGAACTAATTATTAATGAGTTATGGGAAATAAACACTAAATTACAGGAATGTCCTGCTGTGCAGcgtataccttgtacttgatcccaactaagatataattaccccttattggggcagaacagccctattgggtttatttcatggttaaatgattcccttttctctgtaataataaaacagtacctgtacttgatcccaactaagatataattaccccttattggggcagaacagccctattgggtttatttcatggttaaatgattcccttttctctgtaataataaaacagtacctgtacttgatcccaactaagatataattaccccttattgggggcagaacagccctattgggtttatttcatggttaaatgattcccttttctctgtaataataaaacagtacctgtacttgatcccaactaagatataattaccccttattgggg contains these protein-coding regions:
- the fdx2 gene encoding ferredoxin-2, mitochondrial (The RefSeq protein has 1 substitution compared to this genomic sequence) — protein: MAVSLLKRGVRASLMIGRFDPRVVLYPKPGQSLGRLSQATPEKLVTSNEEEGSRSVPTPAGTESDAENQRSELSEETVDVVFVDRSGQRVPVKGKVGESVLCLAHRCNIDLEGACESSLACSTCHVYVNTEFFDKLPEPDEREDDMLDMAPLLQENSRLGCQIILTEELNGAEFTLPKITRNFYVDGHVPKPH